Proteins from a genomic interval of Tautonia rosea:
- the trxB gene encoding thioredoxin-disulfide reductase: protein MPQHSAVIIIGSGSAGLTAALYSARANLSPIVFEGREPGGQLTLTTDVENFPGFPEAINGPDLMNKMREQAQRFGADTRWETVVGVDLSKRPFRVKTTDDPSGDPESGTITEYTADALIVATGASARWLGNEGPFKGAGVSTCATCDGHFYKGKEIAVVGGGDSAVEEATFLTRFASKVTLIHRREELRASKIMQDKLFANKKIAYAWNSVVDEVYGETDPRPVLKGVKLRSTEDTDAVSDLNISGLFLAIGHIPNTGIFKGKLATTPEGYLLTRAALAWDGIEAPADLRDRMPNYSSATDVEGVFACGDVVDTHYRQAITAAGSGCAAAMDAEKWLEATGAGH from the coding sequence ATGCCGCAGCACTCCGCCGTGATCATCATCGGTTCGGGCTCCGCCGGCCTGACCGCCGCGCTCTACTCGGCCCGCGCCAACCTCTCCCCGATCGTCTTCGAAGGCCGAGAGCCCGGTGGCCAGCTCACCCTAACGACCGACGTCGAGAATTTTCCCGGCTTCCCCGAGGCCATCAACGGCCCCGACCTGATGAACAAGATGCGCGAGCAGGCCCAGCGATTCGGGGCCGACACCCGCTGGGAAACCGTCGTCGGTGTCGATCTCTCGAAGCGCCCCTTTCGCGTCAAGACGACCGACGACCCCAGCGGCGACCCCGAAAGCGGCACCATCACCGAGTACACCGCCGACGCCCTGATCGTCGCCACCGGCGCCTCGGCCCGTTGGCTCGGCAACGAAGGCCCCTTCAAGGGGGCCGGTGTGAGCACCTGTGCCACCTGCGACGGCCACTTCTATAAGGGAAAGGAAATCGCCGTCGTCGGCGGCGGCGATTCGGCGGTCGAGGAAGCCACCTTCCTCACCCGCTTCGCCTCGAAGGTCACCTTGATCCACCGCCGCGAGGAGCTGCGGGCCTCGAAGATCATGCAGGACAAGCTCTTCGCCAACAAAAAGATCGCCTACGCCTGGAACTCCGTGGTCGACGAGGTTTACGGCGAGACCGACCCCCGGCCAGTACTCAAAGGGGTCAAGCTCCGCTCAACCGAGGACACCGACGCCGTTTCCGATCTGAACATCTCCGGCCTGTTCCTGGCGATCGGCCACATCCCGAACACCGGCATCTTCAAGGGGAAACTGGCCACGACCCCCGAGGGCTACCTCCTGACTCGCGCCGCCCTGGCCTGGGACGGGATCGAGGCCCCGGCCGATCTCCGCGATCGGATGCCCAACTACAGTTCCGCCACGGATGTCGAGGGGGTCTTCGCCTGCGGAGACGTGGTTGATACCCATTATCGACAGGCGATCACCGCCGCCGGCTCCGGATGTGCCGCGGCCATGGATGCCGAGAAATGGCTCGAAGCCACCGGCGCCGGTCATTGA
- the ftsH gene encoding ATP-dependent zinc metalloprotease FtsH: MENSRTPKDGDTDRKPADRRKPGSNGGGSGGGATGTPTPPWSLLFLIAAMVLVFLMWNPFKSEIRVSYYPWFLDQVNTDNVESITFQGRDVRGKLRTPDEQYKATDSAKAQTVSQFTTTIPTEDALDRVMAVLQGETIPASGEVRSNPPPRIEVLEPQAPTTLLWLSFLLPMLLIGGLIFFMMRRARDQFDGGILGNFTKSQAKRHDKSKQRTTFDEVAGLENAKAELQEIVEFLKTPEKFQRLGGRIPKGVLLIGPPGSGKTLLARAVAGEAGAPFFSISGSEFIQMFVGVGASRVRDMFKTAKENSPCILFIDEIDAVGRVRGAGLGGGHDEREQTLNQILTEMDGFTPSETVIVLAATNRPDVLDPALLRPGRFDRHVTVDRPTRKGRFEILKVHTRNVPLADEVDLDSIARGSVGMSGADLANLVNEAALIATRENKDKVDMQDFEAARDKVMMGAKREEFITQKDKRATAYHEAGHALVAWMTPKTDPVHKVTIIPRGRSLGVTQFIPEEDRLGYSESQIKARLDVLLGGRAAEKLVYDDLSTGAAEDLKQATRLARMMVTQWGMSPRVGPVYVQGAEEHPFLGREMTEARDHSEHTQQVIDEEVARILREADTRAFRLLEDNREHLERMTDSLIEREVITDVEIEEMIGKRALDPADQRSDEVVASTDAHPGNLSPRSVDQNGAAG, from the coding sequence ATGGAGAATTCGAGAACCCCCAAAGACGGCGACACCGACCGCAAGCCCGCTGATCGCCGCAAGCCCGGTAGCAACGGCGGCGGCAGTGGTGGCGGAGCGACCGGCACGCCGACCCCCCCGTGGTCGCTCTTGTTCCTGATCGCGGCGATGGTTCTCGTCTTCCTGATGTGGAACCCGTTCAAGTCCGAGATCCGCGTCAGCTACTACCCCTGGTTCCTCGATCAGGTCAACACCGACAACGTCGAGTCGATCACCTTCCAGGGACGCGACGTTCGCGGCAAACTCCGCACCCCCGACGAGCAATACAAGGCCACCGACAGCGCCAAGGCTCAGACCGTCTCTCAGTTCACCACCACCATTCCGACCGAAGACGCGCTCGATCGGGTCATGGCGGTACTCCAGGGCGAGACCATCCCCGCCTCCGGTGAGGTCCGCTCGAACCCCCCGCCTCGGATCGAGGTCCTTGAGCCGCAGGCCCCTACCACCTTGCTCTGGCTCAGCTTCCTGCTGCCAATGCTCCTGATCGGCGGCCTGATCTTCTTCATGATGCGTCGCGCTCGTGATCAGTTCGACGGGGGCATCCTCGGCAACTTCACAAAAAGCCAGGCCAAGCGTCACGATAAGTCCAAGCAGCGAACCACGTTCGACGAGGTCGCCGGCCTTGAGAACGCCAAGGCCGAGCTCCAGGAAATCGTCGAGTTCCTCAAGACCCCCGAAAAATTCCAGCGCCTCGGAGGCCGGATTCCCAAGGGTGTCCTCCTGATCGGCCCTCCCGGCTCGGGAAAGACTCTGCTCGCCCGGGCCGTCGCTGGCGAAGCCGGTGCGCCGTTCTTCTCGATCTCCGGCTCGGAATTCATCCAGATGTTCGTCGGCGTCGGTGCCAGCCGCGTCCGAGACATGTTCAAAACCGCCAAGGAAAACTCACCCTGCATCCTCTTCATCGACGAGATCGACGCCGTCGGTCGCGTCCGGGGGGCTGGCCTTGGCGGCGGACACGACGAACGCGAACAGACGCTCAACCAGATTCTCACCGAGATGGATGGCTTCACCCCGAGCGAAACCGTCATCGTCCTGGCCGCCACCAACCGGCCCGACGTGCTCGATCCGGCACTGTTGCGTCCCGGCCGCTTCGATCGTCATGTCACCGTCGATCGCCCGACCCGCAAGGGACGCTTTGAAATTCTCAAGGTCCACACCCGAAACGTTCCCCTGGCCGACGAGGTCGATCTCGACTCCATCGCCCGCGGTTCCGTTGGCATGTCCGGCGCCGATCTGGCCAACCTTGTCAATGAGGCGGCACTCATCGCCACCCGGGAAAACAAAGACAAGGTCGATATGCAGGACTTCGAGGCCGCCCGAGACAAGGTCATGATGGGCGCCAAGCGTGAGGAATTCATCACCCAGAAAGACAAGCGAGCCACTGCCTACCACGAGGCTGGGCACGCCCTTGTCGCCTGGATGACGCCCAAGACCGACCCCGTTCACAAGGTCACGATCATTCCCCGAGGCCGATCGCTCGGCGTCACCCAGTTCATTCCCGAAGAAGATCGCCTCGGCTACTCCGAGAGCCAGATCAAGGCTCGCCTTGATGTCTTGCTCGGCGGTCGAGCCGCCGAGAAGCTCGTCTACGACGACCTCTCCACCGGCGCGGCCGAAGACCTGAAACAAGCGACCCGGCTGGCCCGGATGATGGTCACCCAGTGGGGCATGAGTCCCCGCGTCGGACCCGTTTACGTTCAGGGGGCCGAGGAACACCCCTTCCTCGGCCGCGAAATGACCGAGGCCCGCGACCACTCCGAGCACACCCAGCAGGTCATCGACGAGGAGGTTGCCCGCATCCTTCGCGAGGCCGATACCCGCGCCTTCCGCCTCCTCGAAGACAACCGAGAACATCTCGAACGCATGACCGATTCCCTCATCGAACGCGAGGTCATCACCGACGTCGAGATCGAGGAGATGATCGGCAAGCGAGCCCTCGACCCGGCCGACCAGCGCTCCGACGAGGTCGTCGCCTCGACCGACGCCCATCCCGGCAACCTCTCCCCCCGATCCGTCGATCAGAACGGCGCGGCGGGTTAA
- a CDS encoding carbohydrate kinase family protein: protein MSATAPKGTPVVCAGVIVADHLTPPIDRFPQPGELVKVDELVLNIGGLAANVAVVLSKLGVGARICCRVGGDAFGRFVAETLEHAGVETSSLIVDPDRDTSQTLIVNVKGEDRRFIHSFGANAALSAADLDAAITPEARVLYVGGYLILPGLDPDALADRFARARSQGITTVLDVACPGPADYLSKLKPVLPHTDVFLPNSDEAALILNGETDAIRQAEAFRALGAARVVITRGEHGSISLSDSHRLKLGVYPVDYVDGTGSGDAFDAGYIAAIISGLDEPGCLKLASALGASCVRAVGTTAGIFSRAEADRFIAEHDLPVESI from the coding sequence ATGTCCGCAACCGCTCCGAAGGGCACCCCGGTCGTCTGCGCCGGGGTGATCGTCGCCGATCACCTGACCCCGCCCATCGACCGATTCCCCCAACCGGGAGAGCTCGTCAAGGTTGACGAACTCGTCCTGAACATCGGCGGCCTGGCCGCAAATGTGGCCGTCGTCCTCTCGAAGCTCGGTGTAGGGGCCCGCATTTGCTGCCGGGTCGGTGGCGACGCCTTCGGCCGATTCGTCGCGGAAACCCTGGAACACGCCGGCGTCGAGACGTCGAGCCTCATCGTCGACCCCGACCGCGACACCAGCCAGACCCTCATCGTCAACGTCAAGGGTGAGGATCGCCGGTTCATCCACAGCTTTGGGGCCAATGCCGCCCTCTCGGCCGCCGACCTCGATGCGGCGATCACCCCCGAGGCCCGCGTTCTTTACGTCGGCGGCTACCTGATCCTCCCCGGCCTCGACCCGGACGCCCTCGCCGACCGCTTCGCCCGGGCCCGATCCCAGGGGATCACCACCGTCCTCGACGTCGCCTGTCCCGGCCCGGCCGACTACCTCTCGAAACTCAAGCCGGTCCTCCCTCACACCGATGTTTTTCTGCCGAACTCCGACGAGGCCGCCCTCATCCTCAACGGCGAGACCGACGCGATCCGACAGGCCGAGGCCTTCCGCGCCCTCGGTGCCGCTCGAGTCGTGATCACCCGAGGCGAGCACGGCTCGATCTCCCTCTCCGACTCCCACCGCCTGAAGCTCGGCGTCTACCCGGTCGATTACGTCGACGGCACCGGCAGCGGCGACGCCTTCGACGCCGGTTACATCGCCGCGATCATCTCCGGCCTCGACGAGCCCGGTTGCCTGAAGCTCGCCAGCGCTCTCGGTGCCAGTTGCGTCCGGGCCGTCGGCACCACCGCCGGCATCTTCTCCCGAGCCGAGGCCGACCGCTTCATCGCCGAGCACGACTTGCCGGTCGAGTCGATCTGA
- a CDS encoding archease has product MGTVEHFEHTADVGFRVRAGDLTDLFRTAAEGLFDYIVVNRAQVRAAETETVSLQADTPGDLLIDWLNELIFRCETTHRLYTRFELTLSEDGRDLQATIAGEPIDRERHVLDHEVKAVTQHGASLTLDGADWVAELILDI; this is encoded by the coding sequence ATGGGGACCGTTGAGCATTTCGAGCACACGGCCGACGTCGGGTTTCGGGTCCGAGCGGGGGACTTGACCGACCTGTTCCGGACGGCCGCCGAAGGGCTCTTTGATTACATCGTCGTGAACCGAGCACAGGTGCGAGCGGCCGAGACCGAGACCGTTTCTCTTCAGGCTGACACGCCGGGCGATCTGCTCATCGACTGGCTCAACGAGCTGATCTTCCGGTGTGAGACAACGCACCGACTCTATACCCGGTTTGAGCTGACGCTCTCTGAGGACGGCCGGGACCTCCAGGCCACGATCGCCGGAGAACCGATCGACCGCGAGCGGCACGTCCTGGATCACGAGGTCAAGGCCGTGACCCAGCATGGGGCATCACTGACGCTCGACGGGGCCGATTGGGTTGCGGAGCTGATCCTGGATATCTGA
- a CDS encoding Uma2 family endonuclease, with protein sequence MPKTTVRIGPADHGQRMTLDEFELAEVVEGYHYELGKGAIVVTDLPKPKHLRILTAIRRQFAAYDLAHPGSIDTIAGGGECKILLEDQQSERHPDLAVYLTPAPVEGNAVWGLWIPEVVVEVVSPGSEERDYREKREEYLAFGVKEYWIVDPGKRSMLVLRRERGRWTEQRFGPSETCETPLLPGLRFACGPVFEAAGE encoded by the coding sequence ATGCCGAAGACAACGGTTCGTATCGGTCCGGCCGATCACGGCCAGCGCATGACCCTCGACGAGTTCGAGCTTGCCGAGGTGGTGGAGGGCTATCACTATGAACTGGGCAAGGGAGCAATCGTCGTGACGGATCTTCCGAAGCCGAAACATCTCCGCATCCTGACCGCAATCCGCCGACAGTTCGCGGCTTACGATCTTGCCCATCCAGGGAGCATCGATACGATCGCCGGGGGAGGCGAATGCAAGATTCTCCTCGAAGACCAGCAATCGGAGCGGCATCCGGACCTGGCGGTCTACCTGACCCCGGCGCCGGTGGAAGGCAATGCGGTCTGGGGTCTCTGGATTCCGGAAGTGGTTGTCGAGGTCGTCTCTCCCGGTTCGGAAGAGCGGGATTACCGGGAGAAGCGCGAGGAGTATCTGGCATTCGGAGTCAAGGAGTACTGGATCGTTGATCCGGGGAAGCGGTCGATGCTCGTCCTTCGTCGCGAGCGGGGGCGCTGGACTGAACAGCGGTTTGGTCCGTCGGAAACGTGTGAGACGCCGCTGCTGCCGGGCCTCCGGTTTGCGTGTGGACCGGTCTTCGAAGCGGCAGGCGAGTGA
- the bcp gene encoding thioredoxin-dependent thiol peroxidase encodes MIEEGSAAPDFSLADQHGKKVSLKKLKGKVIVLYFYPKDDTPGCTKEACAFRDARADYEAAGAVVLGVSPDTVESHRKFAEKYELPFTLLADPDKEVIQAYGVWKEKNMYGKKSMGVERTTVVIDSKGVVRKIFPKVRVDGHSEKILEVLQTL; translated from the coding sequence ATGATCGAAGAAGGCAGCGCTGCCCCCGATTTCAGCTTGGCCGATCAGCACGGCAAGAAGGTTTCGCTCAAGAAGCTCAAGGGAAAGGTCATCGTCCTCTATTTCTACCCGAAAGACGACACTCCCGGCTGTACCAAGGAGGCCTGTGCCTTTCGCGATGCCCGAGCCGATTACGAGGCGGCCGGAGCCGTGGTGCTCGGCGTTAGCCCCGACACCGTCGAGTCGCATCGGAAGTTCGCCGAGAAGTACGAACTGCCGTTCACCCTCCTGGCCGACCCGGACAAGGAGGTCATCCAGGCCTATGGGGTCTGGAAGGAGAAGAACATGTACGGCAAGAAGTCGATGGGGGTGGAGCGGACCACTGTCGTCATTGACAGCAAGGGAGTCGTCCGAAAGATCTTTCCGAAGGTCCGCGTTGACGGACACAGTGAGAAGATCCTTGAGGTCCTGCAGACGCTCTGA
- a CDS encoding fumarylacetoacetate hydrolase family protein translates to MLGILGLFLSTSSAIAADPAQEGERYLRFQVGETTSYGILEGDRVRALDGDLFGSFSKTDRTYALEDVTVLIPTEPTQVLALAGNYRSHLGDEEIPPLFRIPQPFYKSPSSLVADGGNIVIPKDSPGPVHFEAELVIVIGKTTRKVSKEEAHEYVFGVTCGNDVSERYWQNDPENKDVQWWRAKGADTFGPVGPYIATGLNPDDLLMTLRLNGEVMQQERTDHLIHDVATMVSYISQYVTLQPGDLIFTGTPGETSEIKPGDVVEVELEGVGVLRNPVVGEE, encoded by the coding sequence ATGCTCGGTATCCTGGGGCTGTTTCTCTCCACAAGCTCGGCCATCGCCGCCGATCCGGCACAGGAAGGTGAGCGCTACCTGCGGTTTCAGGTGGGGGAAACCACAAGTTATGGCATTCTGGAAGGGGACCGCGTTCGAGCGCTGGACGGTGACCTGTTCGGCTCCTTCTCCAAGACCGACCGCACCTATGCGCTCGAAGATGTGACGGTCTTGATCCCGACCGAGCCGACGCAGGTGCTCGCCCTGGCCGGCAACTACCGGAGCCACCTGGGAGACGAGGAAATCCCGCCGCTTTTCCGCATCCCGCAGCCGTTCTACAAGAGCCCGTCGAGCCTCGTGGCCGACGGCGGGAACATTGTCATTCCCAAGGATTCCCCCGGCCCGGTCCACTTTGAGGCCGAGCTGGTCATCGTCATCGGCAAGACCACCCGCAAGGTGTCGAAGGAGGAGGCGCACGAGTACGTCTTCGGGGTGACCTGCGGCAACGACGTGAGCGAGCGTTACTGGCAGAACGACCCCGAGAACAAGGACGTGCAGTGGTGGCGAGCCAAGGGGGCCGACACCTTCGGGCCGGTCGGGCCTTACATCGCCACGGGGCTGAACCCGGACGACCTGCTCATGACGCTGCGTCTGAATGGTGAGGTGATGCAGCAAGAGCGAACCGACCACCTGATCCACGATGTCGCCACCATGGTCAGCTACATCAGCCAGTACGTCACCTTGCAACCGGGCGACCTGATCTTCACCGGAACGCCAGGGGAAACCTCGGAGATCAAGCCGGGAGACGTGGTTGAAGTCGAGTTGGAAGGGGTCGGCGTGCTCCGCAATCCCGTGGTGGGCGAAGAGTAA
- a CDS encoding sigma-70 family RNA polymerase sigma factor, giving the protein MSDSPQHPPVTKPSPSSPSPSRSIRQSAPAVTALVIGLAAFTANARESDLVRDIQRYCTVCWKNAHLDPSLWDDCTQEVCVRLLGKARDGQLDLNLVLADDTPERRELVRAIDMVRKRVQRSKKYQPLDETASAFASDDDRNRLELGEILEAARRAVLSPRQDRIVELWTRGWTVPEIAETLALNPARVSDEKYKALRKLERHLAGRRDELDLPVAIDAEDEYVRFVG; this is encoded by the coding sequence ATGAGTGATTCACCCCAACACCCTCCAGTGACGAAGCCTTCGCCGTCGAGTCCAAGCCCGAGCCGGAGCATTCGCCAGTCGGCCCCGGCCGTCACGGCGCTGGTCATCGGCCTGGCCGCCTTCACGGCGAACGCCCGGGAATCGGACCTGGTGCGCGACATCCAGCGGTACTGCACCGTCTGCTGGAAGAACGCGCACCTGGACCCGAGCCTCTGGGACGATTGCACCCAGGAGGTCTGTGTCCGATTGCTGGGCAAGGCCCGCGATGGGCAGCTTGACCTGAACCTCGTGCTGGCCGACGACACCCCCGAGCGTCGCGAGCTGGTCCGGGCTATCGACATGGTCCGCAAACGTGTGCAACGGTCGAAGAAGTATCAACCGCTTGATGAGACCGCCTCGGCCTTTGCTTCGGACGACGACCGCAATCGTCTGGAGTTGGGTGAGATTCTGGAAGCCGCCCGCCGAGCCGTGCTGTCTCCTCGACAGGATCGGATCGTCGAGTTGTGGACCCGCGGCTGGACCGTTCCCGAGATTGCCGAGACGCTCGCCCTGAATCCGGCCCGCGTCAGCGACGAGAAGTACAAGGCGCTCCGAAAGCTCGAACGCCACCTGGCCGGTCGTCGCGACGAGTTGGACCTGCCCGTTGCGATCGACGCGGAAGACGAGTACGTCCGATTCGTCGGCTGA
- a CDS encoding HAD family hydrolase yields MTWPSFDAPPAVAFLDVDGTLLAETTSYLYGKLLRRRGMIDQSLLFRAALHGFRHKFGRLDYGRLLDYGLQLIREIPLVELERAAYENFKHHVKPRLYEGVVEHLNHLRYSGTPLVLVSSSPAPVIAPLSIYLGCTDMLTTPFRVEQGRIAGIGPGPPCYGEGKLHWAERWAEERGIDMDLAVAYADNWSDRALLQRVGRAVVVRPGRKLRKLALQQDWTIVTPRRPRLDRQFPSED; encoded by the coding sequence GTGACCTGGCCAAGCTTTGACGCTCCCCCTGCGGTGGCCTTTCTTGACGTCGATGGCACCTTGCTGGCCGAGACGACCAGTTATCTCTACGGCAAGCTGCTCCGACGCCGAGGGATGATCGACCAGTCGCTCCTGTTTCGGGCCGCCCTGCACGGGTTCCGGCACAAGTTCGGTCGGCTCGACTACGGCAGGTTGCTCGACTACGGCTTACAACTCATCCGGGAGATTCCCCTGGTCGAACTCGAACGTGCGGCCTATGAGAATTTCAAGCACCATGTGAAGCCCAGGCTCTACGAAGGCGTGGTCGAGCATCTGAACCACCTTCGCTATTCCGGCACGCCGCTGGTGCTCGTCTCATCGTCTCCGGCCCCGGTCATCGCCCCGCTGAGCATCTATCTCGGATGCACCGACATGTTGACCACTCCGTTCCGAGTCGAGCAAGGGAGGATCGCGGGCATCGGCCCCGGCCCCCCCTGTTATGGCGAAGGGAAACTGCACTGGGCCGAACGCTGGGCCGAAGAACGCGGGATCGACATGGACTTGGCGGTCGCTTACGCAGATAATTGGAGCGACCGAGCCTTGCTGCAGCGCGTTGGACGTGCAGTAGTCGTACGTCCCGGGCGCAAGCTCAGGAAACTCGCCCTTCAGCAAGACTGGACGATCGTGACCCCCCGACGCCCCCGACTCGATCGTCAATTCCCCTCGGAGGATTGA
- the glmM gene encoding phosphoglucosamine mutase, whose protein sequence is MGTRIASISGLRGIIGDGLDPVDVTAFAAAYAAEVVARSGKDAPTILVGHDGRRSAEMMLGAVLSGLSASGCHAQALGPAMTPTVGFLVREEGADGGIQISASHNPSEYNGLKFFQASGSVLGRDAGRAMLDRFERRAFRWVPFDRLGRIDRDAGDQAIHAAKVLGLIDPLAITRRRFRVVVDANHGAGGYLASWMLRQLNCDLRLLGGDPDGLYDHTPEPTEENLRELTAIIPAIGADIGFALDPDADRLAIIDETGRYIGEELTLALCVRHRLGQQTGPVVMNLSTSRAAEEVARGFGCEVIRTPVGEINVVEGMQASQAVIGGEGNGGVIDPRIGWVRDSLVGMALVLDLMAAIGKPLSNLVDELPRFSMLKTKFPTGSEPIAAILDRISNTHPEATAERRDGLRLDWPDAWVHIRASNTEPIIRVIAEAAEADRARSLAETIGRLAGGGGGSS, encoded by the coding sequence ATGGGGACTCGGATCGCCAGCATCTCGGGACTTCGAGGGATCATCGGTGATGGCCTCGATCCGGTCGACGTGACCGCCTTTGCGGCGGCCTATGCGGCCGAGGTTGTCGCCCGGTCGGGCAAGGACGCTCCCACGATCCTCGTCGGTCACGACGGCCGACGATCGGCCGAGATGATGCTCGGCGCCGTCCTGTCGGGCCTCTCCGCCTCGGGTTGTCACGCCCAGGCACTTGGTCCGGCCATGACACCGACGGTTGGTTTCCTCGTCCGGGAGGAGGGTGCCGACGGTGGGATCCAGATCTCCGCCTCGCACAACCCGAGCGAATACAACGGCCTGAAATTCTTCCAGGCCAGCGGCTCGGTCCTCGGCCGGGACGCGGGGCGGGCCATGCTCGACCGCTTCGAGCGTCGGGCGTTCCGATGGGTTCCCTTCGACCGCCTCGGACGGATTGATCGCGACGCCGGCGACCAGGCCATTCACGCCGCGAAGGTCCTTGGGCTGATCGATCCGCTGGCAATCACCCGACGCCGGTTCCGGGTCGTGGTCGATGCCAACCACGGCGCGGGGGGGTACCTGGCCTCGTGGATGCTCCGACAGCTCAACTGCGACCTTCGCCTCCTCGGAGGCGATCCGGACGGCCTGTACGACCACACTCCAGAGCCGACCGAGGAGAACCTCCGCGAGTTGACGGCCATCATCCCGGCGATCGGGGCCGACATCGGCTTCGCGCTCGACCCCGATGCAGACCGGCTGGCCATCATCGACGAGACCGGCCGTTACATTGGCGAGGAACTGACGCTCGCCCTGTGCGTCCGGCATCGACTCGGCCAGCAGACAGGCCCGGTCGTCATGAACCTCTCGACCTCCCGAGCCGCCGAGGAGGTCGCCCGTGGGTTCGGTTGCGAGGTGATCCGAACCCCGGTGGGTGAAATCAATGTGGTCGAGGGAATGCAGGCATCGCAGGCCGTGATCGGGGGCGAGGGTAACGGAGGGGTGATCGACCCCCGGATCGGTTGGGTCCGCGATTCGCTGGTGGGCATGGCCCTGGTGCTCGACTTGATGGCAGCGATCGGCAAACCCCTCTCGAACCTGGTCGATGAATTGCCGCGGTTTTCCATGCTCAAAACGAAGTTCCCGACCGGATCGGAGCCGATCGCCGCGATTCTCGATCGCATTTCCAACACCCACCCCGAGGCGACCGCCGAGCGTCGCGACGGTCTTCGGCTCGACTGGCCGGACGCCTGGGTCCACATCCGAGCGAGCAACACCGAGCCGATTATCCGGGTTATCGCCGAGGCCGCCGAGGCCGATCGCGCCCGGAGCCTGGCCGAGACAATTGGTCGTCTCGCGGGCGGCGGGGGAGGGTCATCGTGA
- a CDS encoding ABC transporter substrate-binding protein, translating into MPLRSRAGTLLLLIGGLALVGWMGYALTYQGESSGSDRRASGVVDVAVFLPDRSDWADFREGVLISQRRGLLGDVVEQPETMTFRTAEHGRAVRLSWFEGSGVVTTRDRVNRLIDRPIAPIAFIGSNNTVLTAGLAEALHGAVDRRRGSGLRPDPVLLVPWATTVRVDRPGAASLPLLDLYPGRTFRFCPNNRQEAELVSRVVADQEGEPTGVVLMVDGNDPYSRDLAEGFERAIGLVAPEAKVVIRRLDLSSPGLLGSDDRPGPAELEEADRIWRFVAESPGEEPVWAVLPLQGSPTRRMIRALVDRSGPIGPRDLSRLQVLCGDGIGRTTLDTLAGRCTLPVWCVSSGTLPEVEGAMLDLGAAQIPAEIIAALVRVLDQPDSPPDLASALAELDLSAEDPAAFGRSLAFEPSGERRAADLGHVLAIVPGQSEVLAFGPPRVEDLGGEPRSRRSLAGASPDNPSRATR; encoded by the coding sequence ATGCCCCTGAGAAGCCGAGCCGGCACTCTGCTCCTGCTGATCGGCGGACTGGCCCTGGTGGGTTGGATGGGCTATGCCCTGACCTACCAGGGGGAGTCGTCCGGCTCCGATCGCCGGGCGAGCGGCGTGGTAGACGTGGCGGTCTTTCTCCCCGACCGCTCCGACTGGGCCGACTTCCGTGAGGGAGTGCTCATCAGCCAGCGCCGGGGATTGCTCGGCGACGTGGTGGAGCAACCCGAGACGATGACCTTCCGGACCGCCGAGCATGGCCGAGCGGTGCGACTCTCCTGGTTTGAGGGTTCGGGGGTGGTCACGACTCGGGATCGGGTCAATCGGTTGATCGACCGGCCGATCGCACCCATCGCCTTCATCGGGTCCAACAACACGGTGCTGACCGCCGGGCTGGCTGAGGCGCTTCACGGGGCGGTCGATCGCCGACGAGGGTCGGGTCTGCGGCCGGACCCGGTCTTGCTGGTTCCCTGGGCAACGACGGTCCGGGTCGACCGGCCGGGGGCGGCGTCCTTGCCGTTGCTCGACCTGTACCCGGGGCGGACCTTCCGGTTCTGCCCGAACAACCGGCAGGAGGCGGAGCTGGTCTCTCGGGTCGTGGCGGATCAGGAGGGGGAACCGACCGGTGTGGTTTTGATGGTCGATGGTAACGACCCGTACTCCCGCGATCTGGCCGAGGGGTTCGAGCGAGCGATTGGCCTGGTCGCTCCGGAGGCGAAGGTGGTGATCCGACGGCTCGACCTGTCGTCTCCCGGCCTGCTGGGCTCGGACGACCGACCGGGGCCTGCCGAGCTGGAGGAGGCCGACCGCATCTGGCGGTTCGTGGCCGAATCGCCGGGAGAGGAGCCGGTCTGGGCCGTCTTGCCGTTGCAAGGGAGTCCGACTCGCCGGATGATCCGGGCGTTGGTCGATCGTTCCGGGCCGATTGGTCCTCGAGACCTCTCGCGGTTGCAGGTGCTTTGCGGCGACGGGATCGGTCGGACGACCCTGGATACGCTGGCCGGTCGTTGCACGTTGCCGGTCTGGTGCGTCTCGTCGGGGACACTGCCCGAGGTCGAAGGAGCAATGCTTGACCTGGGGGCCGCTCAGATTCCGGCCGAGATCATTGCTGCCCTGGTTCGGGTGCTCGATCAGCCCGATTCGCCGCCGGATTTGGCCTCGGCTCTGGCCGAACTGGACCTGTCGGCCGAAGACCCGGCAGCCTTTGGACGATCGCTGGCCTTCGAACCTTCGGGAGAGCGCCGGGCAGCGGATCTGGGGCATGTCCTGGCGATTGTGCCGGGTCAATCCGAAGTGCTTGCCTTTGGACCTCCTCGCGTGGAAGACCTGGGGGGTGAGCCGCGATCCCGCCGATCGCTGGCCGGAGCCTCTCCGGATAATCCCTCCCGGGCGACCCGTTGA